The Microbacterium sp. SORGH_AS_0862 genome has a segment encoding these proteins:
- a CDS encoding acetolactate synthase large subunit, translated as MSSDISAAIPRPPARAQSAPVITGAEAVVRSLELVGVTDVFGLPGGAIMPVYDPLMDDEAVRHILVRHEQGAGHAAEGYAAASGRTGVAIATSGPGATNLVTAIADAYMDSVPLVCITGQVFSTLMGTDAFQEADIVGITMPITKHSFLVKTAEEIPGAIAAAFEIASTGRPGPVLVDITKDAQQATAPFIWPPKVELPGYRPVTKAHGKQIQAAAQLLSEARKPVLYVGGGVIRSHSSDELRVLAEATGAPVVTTLMARGAFPDSHPQNLGMPGMHGTVPAVLALQEADLIVALGARFDDRVTGKASLFAPGAKVVHVDIDPAEISKIRFADVPIVGDLKEVLVDLDAAFRQTIGEQQPDITEWWSYLDGLRDEFPLGYAPTTDGLLSPQQVISRIGELSGPEAIYAAGVGQHQMWAAQFIKYERPNSWLNSGGAGTMGYGVPAAMGAKVAEPDRVVWAIDGDGCFQMTNQELATCVINEIPIKVAIINNSSLGMVRQWQTLFFDGRHSNTDLNTGHGTARIPDFVKLADAYGCLAIRVEREDEIDAAIQLALETNDRPVVIDFVVSADAMVWPMVPQGVSNSFVQYARDHAPEFDKED; from the coding sequence ATGTCCTCAGACATCTCTGCGGCCATTCCCCGGCCGCCCGCCCGTGCGCAGTCCGCACCCGTGATCACGGGAGCGGAGGCCGTCGTCCGCTCGCTCGAACTCGTCGGCGTCACCGACGTGTTCGGGCTGCCGGGTGGCGCGATCATGCCCGTCTACGACCCGCTCATGGACGATGAGGCCGTGCGCCACATCCTCGTGCGCCACGAGCAGGGCGCCGGCCACGCGGCCGAGGGGTACGCCGCCGCATCCGGTCGTACCGGAGTCGCCATCGCGACGTCGGGCCCCGGTGCGACGAACCTCGTCACCGCGATCGCGGACGCCTACATGGACTCCGTCCCGCTCGTGTGCATCACCGGTCAGGTCTTCTCGACGCTGATGGGCACCGACGCGTTCCAGGAAGCCGACATCGTGGGCATCACGATGCCGATCACGAAGCACTCGTTCCTGGTGAAGACAGCCGAAGAGATCCCCGGCGCGATCGCGGCCGCTTTCGAGATCGCCAGCACCGGCCGCCCCGGGCCCGTGCTCGTGGACATCACGAAGGACGCCCAGCAGGCCACGGCGCCGTTCATCTGGCCGCCCAAGGTCGAGCTGCCCGGCTACCGCCCGGTGACGAAGGCCCACGGCAAGCAGATCCAGGCCGCGGCCCAGCTGCTGTCCGAGGCCCGCAAGCCGGTCTTGTACGTCGGTGGCGGTGTGATCCGCTCGCACTCCTCGGACGAGCTGCGCGTGCTGGCCGAGGCGACCGGCGCGCCGGTCGTGACGACCCTCATGGCCCGGGGCGCCTTCCCCGACTCGCACCCGCAGAACCTCGGGATGCCCGGCATGCACGGCACGGTGCCCGCGGTGCTCGCGCTGCAGGAGGCCGACCTCATCGTGGCGCTCGGCGCCCGCTTCGACGACCGCGTCACGGGCAAGGCCTCGCTGTTCGCCCCCGGCGCCAAGGTCGTGCACGTCGACATCGACCCCGCGGAGATCTCGAAGATCCGCTTCGCCGATGTGCCGATCGTGGGAGATCTGAAGGAGGTGCTCGTCGACCTGGACGCCGCATTCCGCCAGACCATCGGCGAGCAGCAGCCGGACATCACCGAGTGGTGGAGCTACCTGGACGGCCTCCGCGACGAGTTCCCGCTGGGCTACGCACCCACGACCGACGGTCTGCTCTCGCCGCAGCAGGTGATCTCGCGCATCGGCGAGCTGAGCGGTCCCGAGGCGATCTACGCCGCCGGTGTCGGCCAGCACCAGATGTGGGCCGCCCAGTTCATCAAGTACGAGCGTCCCAACTCGTGGCTCAACTCCGGCGGCGCCGGCACCATGGGCTACGGGGTCCCTGCCGCGATGGGCGCGAAGGTTGCAGAGCCCGACCGTGTGGTGTGGGCGATCGACGGCGACGGCTGCTTCCAGATGACCAATCAGGAGCTCGCCACCTGCGTGATCAACGAGATCCCGATCAAGGTCGCGATCATCAACAACTCGTCGCTGGGCATGGTGCGCCAGTGGCAGACGCTGTTCTTCGACGGCCGCCACTCGAACACCGACCTCAACACCGGACACGGCACCGCCCGCATCCCGGACTTCGTGAAGCTCGCCGACGCGTACGGCTGCCTGGCGATCCGCGTGGAGCGCGAAGACGAGATCGACGCCGCCATCCAGCTCGCCCTCGAGACGAACGATCGCCCCGTCGTGATCGACTTCGTCGTGTCCGCCGACGCGATGGTGTGGCCCATGGTCCCGCAGGGAGTGAGCAACAGCTTCGTGCAGTACGCCCGCGACCACGCACCCGAGTTCGACAAGGAGGACTGA
- the ilvN gene encoding acetolactate synthase small subunit codes for MTSHVLSLLVEDKPGLLTRVAGLFARRGFNIESLAVGVTEVPGLSRITVVVDVDQLPLEQVTKQLNKLINVIKIVELDAAASVQRQHVLVKVRADNASRSNVLEVVNLFRGSVVDYAPDALVVEITGDKGKVDAFLRALEPFGVKEMAQSGLLAIGRGGKSITERVLRG; via the coding sequence ATGACTTCACACGTGCTGAGCCTCCTCGTCGAGGACAAGCCGGGTCTGCTGACCCGCGTGGCGGGCCTTTTCGCCCGCCGCGGCTTCAACATCGAGTCGCTCGCCGTGGGCGTGACCGAGGTGCCGGGTCTCTCGCGCATCACGGTCGTCGTCGACGTCGACCAGCTCCCGCTCGAGCAGGTGACCAAGCAGCTGAACAAGCTGATCAACGTCATCAAGATCGTCGAACTGGATGCGGCCGCGTCCGTACAGCGCCAGCATGTGCTGGTGAAGGTGCGCGCAGACAACGCGAGCCGCTCCAACGTGCTCGAGGTCGTGAACCTGTTCCGCGGTTCCGTCGTCGACTACGCGCCCGACGCGCTCGTGGTCGAGATCACCGGCGACAAGGGCAAGGTGGATGCGTTCCTGCGCGCCCTCGAGCCCTTCGGTGTCAAGGAGATGGCGCAGTCCGGGCTGCTCGCGATCGGTCGCGGCGGCAAGAGCATCACCGAGCGCGTCCTGCGCGGATAA